Proteins encoded by one window of Cydia fagiglandana chromosome Z, ilCydFagi1.1, whole genome shotgun sequence:
- the LOC134678719 gene encoding PHD finger protein rhinoceros has translation MSLRGTKRASGPRGEEAGASKRRRTEPEDALWQLRPVSDLKMSSIYNRSASEAPAELFRKDLISAMKLPDSEPLTASEYWVITDTWKQDWERGVQVPVNPDSLPAPKVRITENPKPPDFQEFKLPKDKYIHLSRDATYAPDKHTITTALARAEAACSYDLDATDTAWLKLLNAERARAGAGPITEDQLEKVIEELEVRTWDKIQAIMKSEEGLGIEYDENVICDVCRSPDSEDGNEMVFCDSCNICVHQACYGITVIPDGQWLCRPCGDGVRPTCVLCPNLGGAMKCTPTGHKWAHVSCVLWIPEVSIGCAEKMEPITKISSIPASRWSLVCVLCRERKGACIQCSVKTCKTAYHVTCAFKHGLEMRAIIEDENADDGVKLRSYCQKHSVNSKKEKCPGSGSDEEEVKRKRRKDMTSEEKNQARAARLQEIEGEFDKHVSVKDVSTHLLDVDQDAINYIYNYWKMKRRAGRNRPLLPPKSDDSELLTHRQEQADLDKMKMFVQLRQDLERVRNLCYMVSRREKLSRSFFRMREQTFHKQVAVLSADPTISGPDLAAIIEANHGPSIYDRLYSHPNAPDHKNDFEEMLARIAPPESGDEKKKDRNGMVKGAKSSNPYKKHYVNGSRRSGSMYSGLSSEESAPEISRSTRFRGRAIGSSTDDDKKASGSPKKKVSPGKGKGKRSPKKIERKKKKVPQSKALVESSSEDEALQSRIKKDRSRSKTLQHLEKEMAEAVKSGASATDSDELMPIRTTRQQNSKFPDNIYSDSSEDSSGKTDLKSDKAKADKSKPDKSPDNDSQQHLPRTKAAMKEFIPTQPEKKSPTKIAEKPAPKKRGRKPSNKGEQKTTPIKSNDSDDEAKNKENIKFSKQASKDPSDLIVPQRQAAKKASENMRSTTGGKKEEGVAEKPSSGDDTKPPKPKIPIKSKGKELPKDIPAKVGRKKSSKDVEKETIAYVPQRQAAKKAAAHIKGLGTKAPVAETSDTDKKKEGEKSDSAKHTPKKEEGKSSKTPQKESSSSSSNSSSSSYSSSSSSEEEPEKPGLKPTAKAREIKPAIRQPSMFSPPGTRPTVDLPFLDKVSRPLSSTSASSDSESSQGSRFSGSGSPSPKRPRRRRKGKSLSTDTSPRKAPDKKLKTSERGSECRVSSPAPQGEEPSRADDARAATRARTRSITSSGNMPNKPDARQRKPSKDDNGYASGSNKTPKEGSQPRELPTPERKTDEEVKPEIKDEPIVEAKPVKGSPPKPRTRVSVDDKDKIKSPVADPISSKPSPRKSAELKHKSIPNRRMSVKEVSKDVTVHEPPRESAKKKILSRHDDENASDARTVSSRSPLKKPEITEKTKTVDKKSPRTVNEFHANDRYAENEKHWLDKAASPLPPPVEKLGSHDKYMTEDKLLDSDAADKNSIKMIAKIQANLNENMMIKSPKTPMDARTFNIEPIDGDNPVPRNIRKRSTLEEKKFIAQDASHVQGVEISKSAKIPSVNPCRSMFSPQGKDNELDRFEFEMLAIDDGFNNDEMIKPFTYPEFIFKEEKEQGVQETRNLVDRLRMQLSSKKAEAQDEQPLHDDKEIRDDDIRSPRKGPETPPPNKNAAIDIHEPKLSSNDLEPVNHEPHPDELSRRNSIHDNKDCQPIPMTSNEKWRNLPLQHNEVELPNDRKYDRYNEDSKEPATVQSDIQSVSEVGDNVSLSKQSDDSQSLSVVDHSITSNDTMALVHDNYDNNNSQLHSDCATISSPYVSQEKWRENKIISRRSSASSTSSEESICSQKPEDLKHVNSCDAHITSHMLPELERYPPLPAYGCPVEPAMPLNQYSSYPQDASPFLSSMGSLPLFGAGACASAQLTLPSPGPGLYPPPGLSYASTPLMQPLSKPAFPTLCAAFTSSSQNIALTTAMIAPPTPKPLDSPRDDAEPVDPRSTSPSTIHVVTSPSADSTETTSKAPTKLSNDSNEAMLSLHAQESKSPIPPKAPRSNKFSGKSPGKSPISPKQSEAPKGNKRASNRSNRSQRGRGRSKSRGQGAPGYDYSGNSIQSKLVGTVYDFDEEIANDGVDLKALRERRKSIDVRDDRKSEASYKDASQSPQVSSPQAAKKTPSAEDKGAKPPTPEPPDPPGSPGLKSADRGPGFSQVHPVLPGPVDMRTYNPSFEGAAPPVADAYHSHLLAFASGTADQQLPDIDEDLEKQLHSELMASKPRPGSPAPAQLTQSAKDTYTPNLPKVSLSDSRNQLKVKIKGPFLDANYSSSVTPVAPQPPPPVLDPGVGMAAAGGPSSMMTGSTNLRRMRKKELLRQYWTQDMNMDDPAAGVSLVAVPPPAAPPPIARAVITIPKAVASMTSIPTRDDYKNDAPVEKKKRKTTSGLSRELRHLEVSMNDDVDPSEDTKLSTLAGPAVSTPVHKRRGRVTKPPRPASSPVAPKIKIKIGSNIVQQVEEPVGFQFRPPKKRLHTSVPATPSFEDLRRESMKYRRMVMADFEEDEKTKKVKPSKAEKRKRKKDKKSEKEKLQVVNSESESGAKLIIKIKRTKEEEAAAGGAAAAAAAAPEPPVDPFEYDPTAPDPLAIDPPSEASSGMRNKIRTAKVTPIRLKLARSSQGSGYVMKDLEGASTSADATSPAPAPAPAPAPATSAAAQPLSLTVNKHCEVR, from the exons GAAGGATTTGATCAGTGCAATGAAGCTGCCGGACTCTGAGCCGCTCACCGCGTCGGAGTACTGGGTGATCACGGACACGTGGAAGCAGGACTGGGAGCGGGGCGTCCAGGTGCCGGTCAACCCGGACTCGCTGCCGGCGCCCAAGGTCCGGATCACCGAGAACCCGAAGCCCCCGGACTTCCAGGAGTTTAAATT GCCTAAAGACAAGTACATCCACTTGAGCCGCGACGCGACGTACGCGCCAGACAAGCACACGATCACCACCGCGCTCGCCCGCGCGGAGGCGGCCTGCTCATACGACCTGGACGCCACCGACACCGCATGGCTCAAGCTGCTGAACGCGGAGCGggcgcgcgccggcgccgggCCCATCACGGAAGACCAGCTCGAGAAGGTCATCGAGGAGTTGGAG GTCCGGACGTGGGATAAAATTCAAGCCATCATGAAGTCGGAGGAGGGCCTAGGCATAGAGTACGACGAGAACGTGATCTGCGACGTGTGCCGCTCGCCCGACTCCGAGGACGGCAACGAGATGGTCTTCTGCGACTCGTGCAACATCTGCGTCCACCAGGCCTGCTACGGCATCACTGTCATACCCGACG GTCAGTGGCTGTGCCGGCCGTGTGGCGACGGCGTTCGGCCCACGTGTGTGCTCTGCCCCAACCTCGGCGGCGCCATGAAGTGTACGCCCACCGGCCACAAGTGGGCCCACGTCAGCTGCGTCCTCTGGATCCCCGAAGTGTCTATAGGTTGTGCTGAAAAAATGGAACCTATCACAAAAATCTCCTCAATACCGGCGTCGCGCTGGTCGCTCGTGTGTGTACTATGTCGCGAACGGAAAGGTGCGTGTATACAGTGTTCTGTAAAGACTTGTAAGACTGCTTATCACGTTACTTGTGCATTTAAACATGGACTAGAAATGCGTGCAATAATAGAGGACGAGAACGCAGATGACGGTGTGAAGCTGCGCTCATACTGTCAGAAGCATAGTGTTAATTCTAAGAAGGAGAAGTGCCCGGGCTCCGGCTCTGACGAGGAGGAGGTGAAACGCAAGCGACGAAAGGACATGACGTCGGAGGAGAAAAATCAGGCGCGTGCCGCGAGGCTGCAGGAGATAGAAGGCGAGTTCGACAAGCACGTGAGCGTCAAGGACGTGAGCACGCACCTGCTGGACGTCGACCAGGACGCCATCAACTACATATACAACTACTGGAAGATGAAGCGCCGCGCCGGCCGCAACCGGCCGCTGCTGCCGCCCAAGTCAGACGACAGCGAGCTCCTCACGCACCGCCAGGAGCAGGCCGACCTCGACAAGATGAAGATGTTCGTGCAGCTCAGGCAGGACCTCGAGCGTGTGCGGAACCTTTGCTACATGGTCAGCCGCCGTGAGAAACTGTCGCGCTCATTCTTCCGCATGCGCGAACAGACTTTCCACAAACAAGTTGCGGTTTTATCCGCGGACCCGACCATTAGCGGGCCCGACTTAGCCGCTATAATCGAGGCCAACCACGGCCCCTCTATTTACGACAGGTTGTATTCCCATCCCAATGCTCCCGACCATAAGAACGATTTCGAAGAAATGTTAGCTCGTATCGCTCCACCCGAGTCCGGCGATGAAAAGAAGAAGGATCGCAACGGCATGGTTAAAGGCGCCAAATCGTCAAATCCGTACAAGAAACATTACGTAAATGGGTCTCGGCGAAGCGGCAGCATGTACAGCGGGTTATCTAGTGAAGAGAGTGCTCCCGAAATTTCACGATCAACGCGATTCCGCGGACGGGCAATCGGCTCGAGCACGGACGACGACAAGAAAGCCTCTGGTTCACCAAAGAAAAAGGTGTCGCCCGGCAAAGGTAAGGGTAAAAGATCGCCCAAGAAAATTGAAAGGAAAAAGAAAAAGGTGCCACAGTCTAAAGCGCTGGTTGAGAGCAGCAGCGAGGATGAAGCGCTTCAATCCAGGATAAAGAAAGACCGGTCACGTAGCAAAACGCTCCAACATCTTGAAAAGGAAATGGCAGAGGCCGTGAAGTCGGGAGCTTCGGCCACCGACAGTGACGAGCTTATGCCCATCCGGACCACCAGGCAACAGAACAGCAAGTTTCCTGATAACATTTACTCTGATAGCAGTGAGGACTCCTCCGGCAAAACAGATCTCAAATCCGATAAGGCCAAAGCTGACAAGTCCAAACCAGACAAGTCACCAGACAACGACTCTCAACAACACCTGCCTAGAACGAAGGCGGCCATGAAAGAATTCATTCCAACCCAACCTGAAAAGAAGAGCCCTACTAAAATCGCCGAGAAACCAGCTCCAAAGAAAAGAGGCAGAAAGCCATCTAACAAAGGGGAACAGAAGACTACTCCGATCAAAAGTAATGATTCTGATGATGAagctaaaaataaagaaaatatcaaATTTTCAAAACAAGCAAGCAAGGATCCTTCTGATCTTATTGTTCCACAAAGACAGGCTGCCAAGAAAGCTTCTGAGAATATGCGCTCCACCACCGGCGGCAAAAAGGAAGAGGGAGTTGCTGAAAAGCCAAGCAGTGGTGACGATACTAAACCGCCTAAACCAAAAATACCCATTAAATCCAAGGGCAAAGAACTGCCTAAAGATATCCCTGCTAAGGTAGGGCGCAAGAAGTCTTCGAAGGATGTTGAAAAAGAAACTATAGCGTACGTTCCTCAAAGACAAGCTGCCAAGAAAGCAGCCGCGCATATCAAGGGTCTGGGCACGAAAGCGCCTGTCGCTGAAACATCCGACACTGATAAGAAGAAAGAGGGCGAAAAGTCTGACTCCGCGAAGCACACTCCTAAGAAAGAAGAAGGTAAAAGCTCGAAGACTCCTCAGAAGGAAAGCTCCAGTTCTTCATCCAATTCTAGCAGTAGTAGCTATTCCTCATCATCGAGCTCCGAAGAGGAACCCGAGAAGCCAGGCCTCAAACCGACAGCCAAAGCGCGAGAAATCAAACCCGCCATCCGGCAGCCCTCCATGTTCTCACCGCCGGGCACTAGACCGACCGTGGACTTGCCCTTTCTCGACAAGGTGTCAAGACCATTGTCTTCAACTAGTGCCTCGAGTGATTCTGAAAGCTCTCAAGGGTCGCGATTCTCCGGTTCCGGCAGTCCCTCTCCCAAGCGACCTCGCCGACGAAGAAAGGGAAAGAGCCTCTCCACCGATACGTCTCCTCGCAAGGCCCCTGACAAGAAGCTTAAAACTTCCGAACGGGGGTCCGAGTGCAGGGTATCATCACCGGCTCCTCAAGGAGAGGAACCGAGCCGAGCCGACGACGCGCGGGCCGCCACACGTGCTCGGACCAGAAGCATTACTTCAAGCGGAAATATGCCTAATAAGCCTGATGCCCGACAGAGAAAACCATCTAAAGACGACAACGGATATGCCTCTGGCTCCAATAAAACTCCCAAAGAGGGCAGCCAGCCCCGTGAGCTTCCAACTCCGGAGCGGAAAACGGACGAGGAGGTGAAACCCGAGATCAAAGACGAACCCATCGTCGAAGCGAAACCCGTCAAGGGCTCCCCGCCCAAGCCCAGGACACGCGTCTCTGTCGACGATAAAGACAAGATCAAGTCGCCTGTTGCGGACCCGATCTCATCCAAACCCAGTCCTAGGAAGAGCGCCGAGTTGAAACATAAGAGTATTCCTAACAGACGTATGAGTGTTAAAGAGGTGTCAAAAGATGTGACGGTACACGAACCGCCGCGCGAATCGGCCAAAAAGAAGATACTCAGCAGGCATGACGACGAAAACGCGTCTGATGCGCGCACCGTCAGTAGTCGCTCCCCACTCAAGAAACCAGAAATTACAGAAAAGACCAAAACGGTTGACAAAAAGAGCCCAAGGACAGTAAATGAATTCCATGCCAATGACAGGTACGCAGAGAATGAAAAACACTGGCTCGATAAAGCTGCCAGCCCCCTACCGCCTCCTGTAGAGAAATTGGGCAGCCATGACAAGTACATGACTGAAGATAAGCTGCTCGACTCTGACGCGGCTGACAAGAACAGCATAAAAATGATCGCAAAAATACAAGCTAACTTGAACGAAAATATGATGATCAAGTCACCAAAGACACCCATGGACGCCCGAACGTTTAACATAGAACCTATAGATGGGGATAACCCGGTACCACGGAACATAAGGAAGCGATCCACGCTGGAGGAAAAGAAGTTTATAGCCCAAGATGCCAGCCACGTGCAGGGTGTCGAGATTTCTAAGAGTGCAAAGATACCGTCGGTCAACCCCTGCCGTTCCATGTTCTCTCCGCAAGGCAAAGACAACGAGCTCGACCGGTTCGAATTTGAAATGTTGGCTATCGACGACGGCTTCAACAACGATGAGATGATCAAACCTTTTACTTACCCAGAGTTTATATTCAAGGAAGAGAAGGAGCAAGGCGTTCAGGAAACCCGGAACCTGGTCGATAGACTACGAATGCAACTGAGCAGCAAGAAGGCCGAGGCTCAAGACGAACAGCCACTTCACGATGACAAAGAAATCAGAGATGACGATATCAGGAGTCCACGTAAAGGACCTGAAACTCCGCCGCCTAACAAAAACGCGGCTATCGATATTCACGAACCCAAACTGTCGTCAAATGACCTGGAACCGGTTAACCACGAGCCGCATCCGGACGAGCTCTCGCGCAGGAATAGCATACATGACAACAAAGACTGCCAACCAATACCCATGACAAGCAATGAAAAATGGCGCAACTTGCCCTTGCAGCACAACGAAGTCGAGCTACCTAACGATAGAAAATACGATCGGTACAACGAAGATTCGAAAGAGCCGGCGACCGTTCAATCCGACATACAATCCGTTTCAGAGGTGGGCGACAACGTATCACTTTCCAAGCAAAGCGATGATTCGCAGTCACTGTCCGTTGTCGATCATTCTATTACGAGCAACGACACGATGGCCCTGGTTCATGATAACTATGATAACAACAACTCGCAGCTTCACTCCGACTGCGCGACCATCTCATCGCCATATGTGAGCCAAGAGAAATGGAGGGAGAACAAAATTATCTCGAGGCGGTCGTCCGCTTCGAGCACATCATCCGAAGAATCAATCTGCTCCCAGAAACCAGAGGACTTGAAACACGTGAATAGCTGCGATGCGCACATCACAAGTCATATGCTGCCGGAGCTCGAGCGATACCCGCCTTTGCCAGCGTACGGTTGCCCCGTAGAGCCTGCCATGCCGTTGAATCAGTATTCGTCATACCCACAAGATGCGTCACCATTCCTCAGTTCCATGGGTTCCCTGCCGTTGTTCGGTGCCGGGGCTTGTGCTTCTGCTCAACTCACTTTACCCTCACCTGGGCCCGGTCTTTACCCACCTCCCGGCCTGTCCTACGCCAGTACTCCTCTCATGCAACCTTTATCTAAACCGGCGTTCCCAACGCTATGCGCAGCGTTCACATCTTCGTCGCAAAATATTGCGCTGACTACAGCTATGATTGCACCACCGACGCCCAAACCTCTCGACTCGCCTCGCGACGACGCTGAGCCGGTCGATCCGCGCTCCACGAGTCCTAGTACTATACACGTCGTCACGAGCCCAAGTGCCGACTCGACCGAGACCACCAGCAAAGCTCCGACTAAATTATCCAACGATAGCAATGAAGCCATGCTCAGTCTGCATGCGCAAGAATCCAAGTCACCCATTCCTCCTAAAGCCCCGAGGTCTAACAAGTTCTCAGGGAAGTCTCCCGGCAAAAGCCCCATATCACCTAAACAGAGTGAAGCGCCCAAAGGTAATAAACGAGCGAGCAACAGGAGCAATCGAAGCCAGAGAGGCCGAGGACGGTCAAAGAGCCGCGGCCAGGGCGCGCCCGGCTATGACTATTCGGGCAACTCTATACAAAGCAAACTCGTCGGCACAGTCTACGACTTCGACGAAGAAATTGCGAATGACGGCGTAGATCTTAAAGCGTTACGAGAGAGGCGAAAATCAATAGACGTAAGAGATGACAGAAAGTCCGAGGCTTCGTACAAGGACGCGTCACAGTCGCCTCAGGTGTCAAGTCCGCAGGCGGCGAAGAAGACGCCGAGCGCCGAGGACAAGGGCGCGAAACCACCGACGCCCGAGCCGCCCGACCCACCCGGCTCGCCAGGCCTCAAGTCCGCGGACCGCGGGCCCGGCTTCTCGCAGGTGCACCCCGTCCTGCCCGGGCCCGTCGACATGCGCACCTACAACCCCTCGTTCGAGGGCGCCGCGCCGCCGGTCGCCGACGCCTACCACAGCCACCTGTTGGCCTTCGCCAGCGGCACCGCCGACCAGCAGTTGCCCGACATAGACGAGGACCTCGAGAAACAGCTTCACTCCGAGCTGATGGCCAGCAAGCCGCGCCCCGGTTCCCCTGCACCGGCTCAACTGACTCAGTCTGCGAAAGATACCTATACGCCTAACTTGCCCAAAGTGTCGCTATCGGACTCTAGGAACCAACTCAAAGTGAAAATCAAAGGGCCGTTCCTGGACGCGAACTACTCGAGCTCGGTGACGCCGGTGgcgccgcagccgccgccgcccgtgCTAGACCCCGGCGTCGGCATGGCGGCGGCCGGCGGGCCCTCCTCCATGATGACCGGCTCCACCAATCTACGGCGCATGCGGAAGAAGGAGCTGCTCCGCCAGTACTGGACGCAGGACATGAACATGGACGACCCGGCGGCGGGCGTGTCGCTGGTAGCCGTCCCGCCGCCGGCCGCGCCGCCTCCTATCGCCCGCGCCGTCATCACCATTCCCAAAGCCGTCGCTTCCATGACCAGTATACCCACCCGGGACGATTACAAGAATGACGCGCCCGTGGAAAAGAAGAAACGAAAGACCACGAGCGGTCTCTCGAGGGAGCTGCGACACTTGGAAGTGAGCATGAACGACGACGTGGACCCCTCCGAGGACACCAAACTATCGACTCTGGCCGGCCCCGCTGTCTCCACGCCGGTGCACAAGCGGCGCGGCCGCGTCACTAAGCCGCCGCGGCCTGCCAGCTCGCCGGTCGCAcctaaaatcaaaataaaaattggCTCCAACATAGTCCAACAGGTGGAGGAGCCTGTCGGCTTCCAGTTCCGGCCGCCCAAGAAGCGACTGCACACCTCCGTCCCCGCCACACCCAGCTTCGAGGATCTGCGCCGCGAGAGCATGAAGTACCGGCGCATGGTCATGGCAGACTTCGAGGAGGACGAGAAGACGAAGAAGGTGAAACCCAGCAAAGCCGAGAAGAGGAAGCGCAAAAAGGACAAGAAATCGGAAAAGGAGAAGTTACAAGTGGTGAACAGTGAGAGTGAAAGTGGTGCCAAGTTGATAATAAAGATTAAGCGCACTAAAGAGGAGGAAGCGGCCGCGGGCGgcgcggcagcggcggcggcggcggcgcccgagCCCCCCGTGGACCCGTTCGAGTACGACCCCACCGCGCCCGACCCGCTCGCTATCGACCCGCCCTCGGAAGCTTCCTCTGGTATGCGCAATAAAATACGGACCGCTAAAGTGACGCCTATTCGGTTAAAACTGGCGCGGAGCTCGCAGGGCTCGGGGTACGTGATGAAGGACTTGGAGGGTGCGTCCACCTCCGCCGACGCTACCTCCCCCGCGCCCGCTCCCGCGCCCGCCCCCGCACCCGCGACGTCGGCCGCCGCGCAGCCGCTATCGCTTACTGTCAATAAACACTGTGAAGTGAGgtga